One Phocaeicola dorei genomic region harbors:
- a CDS encoding carbohydrate-binding family 9-like protein yields MKVKKLSGKVQDAQQIPTLFDHENIMYYPINIVNWKEYPYQPQVSFRIAYTNDAILVHYKVVEDSVRAKYGEDNGSVWTDSCVEFFSIPARDGVYYNLECNCIATILLAAGSERSNREMAPLEITDQVKRWASLGRETFEEKIGECTWEVALQIPYKVFFKHTITKLDGMVVRANFYKCGDELQKPHFLSWSPIKIEKPDFHRPDFFGLLEFE; encoded by the coding sequence ATGAAAGTAAAGAAATTAAGTGGCAAAGTTCAGGATGCACAACAAATACCGACCTTATTTGATCATGAGAACATAATGTATTATCCTATTAATATAGTGAACTGGAAAGAATATCCTTATCAACCTCAAGTCTCTTTTCGTATAGCCTATACAAATGATGCTATATTAGTTCATTATAAAGTAGTAGAAGATAGTGTTCGTGCCAAATACGGTGAAGATAACGGTAGTGTCTGGACAGATTCCTGTGTGGAATTTTTCTCTATTCCTGCGAGAGATGGCGTTTATTACAATTTGGAATGTAACTGTATCGCTACGATTCTTTTAGCAGCAGGTTCGGAGCGTAGTAATCGAGAAATGGCTCCTCTTGAAATAACAGATCAGGTGAAGCGTTGGGCTAGTTTGGGCAGAGAAACTTTTGAAGAAAAGATAGGAGAATGTACTTGGGAGGTTGCTTTGCAGATTCCGTATAAGGTATTTTTTAAGCATACCATTACCAAGTTGGATGGAATGGTTGTACGAGCTAATTTTTATAAATGTGGAGATGAATTGCAAAAGCCTCATTTCTTATCATGGAGTCCTATAAAAATAGAGAAGCCGGATTTTCATCGTCCGGATTTCTTTGGACTTTTGGAATTCGAATGA